The following are encoded in a window of Choloepus didactylus isolate mChoDid1 chromosome 17, mChoDid1.pri, whole genome shotgun sequence genomic DNA:
- the ETAA1 gene encoding ewing's tumor-associated antigen 1, whose product MSRRRKHGDGPGPRDMPRKTAVSEECSSVVEPGRRRLRSARDSGLRGAAEVPPPTRRQQAQLPAAATCSKSNPEERYETPKRMLKMDLFPCTFSSPNDPDGQNDIFWDQNSPMTKQLGKRSKKQIYIPDSDEISHIVNRIAPQDEKPTTNSMLGMWIGASAIPCTPSVAKGKSRAKFNCTKLKTQNQEEELMKLAKQFDKNMEALDVIQEQNNRNHDYIQTISETETLHNDNVQKQSLYDTVPKIDNAIIKKPMRENTRMSVANDQYSSEKPFDQNVEAAFNAIFDGSTQKCSGHLSQDPSDAVLNTSNTTFGKKSSLKEEKIITRETLVTEKLQNKMVGSLSFQVGTPVMAKSCITSYTKELEAFNKHVDPFTTSDFEDDWENLLDCEPFVMQNVEMLELFPAPKTKHGAVHKGICTSNSKLDKSKSRTNTSLDARLGNSKILQDLPSNTHNRELIDAEKDRFSPNPNEKPNKLPSTGNKTKFEKSFNKIVTQDRIEGGTDVSNLTKVKDDTHIKLTPNISASEKKFALNTGHANEQENKPVLNHSSKASANIDPFGSATSSNKISVTNLNQTNASKLGPFFDDWNDPSFSNEIIKACHQLENTWEADDVDDDLLYQACDDIERLTQQQDIRKDEKTSASIFEINSSSKHGVKNLFTSKQGSQLVQSKHLHLDSIVLQTSSLTNCSKLDKSMRKEKREICRNSPSILDATMNLTMDSKNSNCQINNLHVSWNNTGVPIKVNSSKSVLAGSSSLNVSSGHGSTGITNYKEKMSSQYLSSRTTDEAQSNCNKVKFSKYTFTKMKNSQTLSQFNQNCKTGIVSDTKITQRLGENKTPCVNPVLEEAVRQQSLTRLSESLKQPSKEEEERNRKYSPEEIQRKRQEALVRRMAKAQASSVNAAPT is encoded by the exons ATGAGTCGACGAAGGAAACACGGAGATGGCCCTGGCCCTAGGGACATGCCGCGTAAAACGGCGGTGTCTGAGGAGTGCAGCTCGGTGGTCGAGCCAGGGAGGAGGCGGCTGAGGTCGGCCCGCGATTCGGGGCTCCGTGGGGCTGCGGAGGTGCCTCCCCCGACAAGGCGGCAGCAAGCGCAGCTTCCTGCAGCCGCTACCTGCAGTAAAAGTAATCCCGAGG AAAGGTATGAAACACCAAAGAGAATGCTGAAAATGGATTTATTCCCATGTACCTTCAGTTCTCCTAATGATCCAGATGGACAGAATGATATCTTTTGGGATCAAAATTCTCCGATGACAAAACAGTTAG gtaaaagaagcaaaaaacaGATATACATCCCAGATAGTGATGAGATTTCACATATTGTTAATCGTATTGCTCCTCAG GATGAGAAACCAACAACGAATTCTATGCTGGGCATGTGGATTGGTGCATCTGCTATTCCTTGTACTCCCAGTGTAGCAAAAGGAAAATCAAGAGCAAAATTCAATTGCACAAA gttaaaaacacaaaatcaagAAGAAGAACTTATGAAGTTGGCTAAGCAATTTGATAAAAATATGGAAGCACTAGATGTGATTCAAGAGCAAAACAATAGAAATCATGATTATATCCAGACAATTTCAGAAACAGAGACTTTGCATAATGATAATGTACAGAAGCAGTCATTATATGATACAGTACCCAAAATTGATAATGCTATAATAAAGAAACCAATGAGGGAAAACACCAGAATGTCTGTGGCAAATGATCAATATAGCAGTGAAAAGCCATTTGACCAAAATGTTGAAGCAGCCTTTAATGCCATTTTTGATGGTTCCACACAGAAATGTAGTGGACACTTAAGCCAAGATCCATCAGATGCTGTTTTGAACACCAGTAATACTACCTTTGGAAAGAAAAGCAGTTTGAAAGAGGAGAAAATCATTACTAGAGAAACTCTGGTCActgaaaaactgcaaaataaaatggTAGGATCACTTTCTTTTCAAGTAGGTACTCCCGTAATGGCAAAATCCTGTATAACATCTTATACTAAGGAGCTAGAAGCTTTTAACAAGCACGTAGATCCATTTACTACCAGTGATTTTGAAGATGATTGGGAAAACTTACTAGACTGCGAACCTTTTGTTAtgcaaaatgttgaaatgcttGAACTCTTCCCTGctccaaaaacaaaacatggtGCTGTTCACAAAGGTATTTGTACTTCCAACAGTAAACTTGATAAAAGTAAGTCAAGAACAAATACAAGTCTAGATGCGAGGCTGGGGAATTCAAAAATTTTACAGGATCTTCCTTCAAATACACATAATAGAGaattaatagatgctgaaaaagacaGATTTTCACCAAATCCAAATGAAAAGCCAAATAAATTACCATCCACtggaaataaaactaaatttgagAAATCTTTCAATAAAATTGTTACTCAAGACAGAATTGAAGGTGGTACAGATGTATCTAATTTAACAAAAGTAAAGGATGATACTCATATTAAGTTAACTCCAAATATAAGTGCTTCTGAAAAAAAGTTTGCTTTGAACACAGGACATGCTAATGAACAAGAAAATAAGCCCGTTTTAAATCATTCTTCTAAGGCATCTGCCAATATAGATCCTTTTGGTTCTGCAACTTCAAGCAACAAAATCTCTGTTACTAACTTAAATCAGACTAATGCTTCAAAGTTAGGTCCTTTCTTTGATGATTGGAATGATCCGTCATTTTCCAATGAAATTATTAAAGCATGTCACCAATTAGAGAATACCTGGGAAGCAGATGATGTAGATGATGATTTGTTGTATCAAGCATGTGATGATATTGAAAGACTAACTCAGCAACAAGACATTAGGAAGGATGAGAAGACATCAGCTAGTATATTTGAGATCAACAGTAGTTCCAAACATGGTGTTAAAAACCTGTTTACATCCAAACAAGGAAGCCAGTTGGTGCAGTCGAAGCATTTGCATCTGGACAGCATTGTGTTGCAAACATCTTCCTTGACCAATTGCTCAAAACTAGATAAATCaatgaggaaggagaaaagggaaatttgTAGAAATTCCCCAAGTATATTAGATGCTACAATGAATTTGACTATGGACTCTAAGAACTCAAATTGTCAAATAAATAATCTGCATGTCTCCTGGAATAACACTGGTGTTCCAATAAAAGTGAATAGTTCCAAGTCTGTTCTTGCAGGAAGTTCAAGTTTGAATGTGAGTTCAGGTCATGGGAGTACAGGAATTACtaattataaggaaaaaatgagTAGTCAATATCTATCTTCTAGGACGACAGATGAAGCTCAgagtaattgtaacaaagttaaaTTTTCAAAGTATACATTCACAAAGATGAAAAATTCTCAGACTCTTTCTCAGTTTAATCAAAATTGTAAAACAGGAATTGTATCTGATACTAAAATTACACAGCGTTTAGGGGAAAATAAAACTCCATGTGTGAACCCAGTACTTGAGGAGGCTGTCCGACAACAGTCTTTGACAAGACTTTCTGAATCTTTGAAACAACCTTCAAAAG aggaagaagagagaaatagaaagtaTTCTCctgaagaaattcagagaaagaggcAAGAAGCACTGGTTCGAAGAATGGCCAAAGCACAAGCATCATCTGTAAATGCAGCTCCCACTTAa